A DNA window from Longimicrobiaceae bacterium contains the following coding sequences:
- a CDS encoding sodium:solute symporter family protein, whose protein sequence is METFALAPIDYAILIIYFAFVLGIGFALRHYMRSSTDFFLSGRSIPAWVAGLAFLSANLGAQEVIGMAASGAKYGIATSHFYWVGAIPAMVFVGVFMMPFYYGSRARSVPEYLKLRFDEKTRGFNAISFAAMTVFSSGISMYAMGLLLGVLLGWDFNVSVLVSAVIVLLYIFLGGLTSAIYNEVLQFFLIVTGFIPLVYLGLRDVGGWDGLTQRLEVTASQAGFAPGAWTHSWAFMGDAATNPMGVEWFGLAMGLGFVLSFGYWTTDFLVVQRAMAADSMSAARRTPIIAAFPKMIFPVLVILPGMIAIALTTQAGASGFALPMGEDGTYNYDLAIPLMLVHYFPSGLLGLGLTALMASFMSGMAGNVTAFNTVWTYDIYQAYIHKHGSDSHYLWMGRFATVFGIGLSVLTAYATTAFNNIMDMLQLVFAFVNAPLFATFLLGMFWRRTTGHGAFTGLVAGTLAAAIHHGLSLPVGSATGIKGGYLAVLGTYPSEMAQNFWTAIYAWTTCFVVTIVVSLLTRPRPAEELRGLVYSLTERPREEGVPWHRRPATLGVVVLAFTLVLNLVFF, encoded by the coding sequence TTGGAGACCTTCGCTCTCGCACCAATCGACTACGCGATCCTGATCATCTACTTCGCGTTCGTGCTCGGCATCGGGTTCGCGCTGCGCCACTACATGCGGTCGAGCACGGATTTCTTTCTTTCGGGGCGGTCGATCCCGGCATGGGTCGCGGGGCTAGCCTTCCTGTCCGCCAATCTCGGCGCGCAGGAAGTGATCGGCATGGCCGCCTCCGGCGCGAAGTACGGTATCGCCACCAGTCACTTCTATTGGGTAGGGGCTATCCCGGCGATGGTTTTCGTGGGCGTGTTCATGATGCCGTTCTACTACGGCTCGCGTGCCCGCTCGGTACCCGAGTACCTGAAGCTACGCTTCGACGAGAAGACGCGCGGCTTCAACGCGATCAGCTTCGCGGCCATGACTGTCTTCTCCTCCGGGATCTCGATGTACGCCATGGGCCTGCTGCTCGGCGTGCTCCTCGGCTGGGACTTCAACGTCAGCGTGCTGGTCTCAGCTGTGATCGTGCTGCTCTACATCTTCCTCGGCGGGCTCACCTCCGCCATCTACAACGAGGTACTGCAGTTCTTCCTCATCGTCACGGGCTTCATCCCCCTGGTCTACCTCGGGCTGCGCGATGTGGGCGGATGGGACGGGCTGACCCAGCGCCTCGAGGTAACGGCCAGCCAGGCCGGCTTCGCCCCGGGCGCCTGGACGCATTCATGGGCCTTCATGGGCGATGCGGCCACGAACCCGATGGGCGTAGAGTGGTTCGGCCTGGCGATGGGGTTGGGTTTCGTGCTCTCCTTCGGCTACTGGACGACCGACTTTCTGGTCGTCCAACGAGCGATGGCCGCTGACTCGATGAGCGCCGCCCGCCGCACCCCCATCATCGCCGCGTTCCCGAAGATGATCTTCCCGGTCCTGGTGATCCTCCCGGGGATGATCGCGATCGCGCTCACCACGCAGGCGGGTGCGAGCGGCTTTGCCCTGCCCATGGGCGAGGATGGCACGTACAACTACGATCTCGCCATCCCGCTCATGCTGGTCCACTACTTCCCCTCGGGATTGCTCGGCCTCGGGCTGACCGCGCTGATGGCTTCGTTCATGTCCGGGATGGCGGGTAACGTCACCGCCTTCAACACGGTGTGGACCTACGACATCTACCAGGCCTACATCCACAAGCACGGCTCCGACTCCCACTATCTGTGGATGGGCCGCTTCGCCACTGTCTTCGGCATCGGGCTCTCGGTGCTGACCGCGTACGCGACGACGGCGTTCAACAACATCATGGACATGCTGCAGCTCGTCTTCGCGTTCGTGAACGCTCCGCTCTTCGCGACCTTCCTGCTGGGGATGTTCTGGCGGCGCACGACCGGCCACGGGGCCTTCACCGGGCTGGTGGCGGGCACGCTCGCCGCCGCAATCCACCACGGCCTGAGCCTGCCGGTCGGCTCCGCCACGGGCATCAAGGGTGGATACCTGGCGGTGCTGGGCACCTACCCGAGCGAGATGGCGCAGAACTTCTGGACGGCCATCTACGCCTGGACCACCTGTTTCGTGGTCACCATCGTGGTGAGCCTGCTGACGCGGCCGCGCCCGGCGGAAGAGCTGCGCGGTCTGGTGTACAGCCTGACGGAGCGACCGCGCGAGGAAGGGGTGCCCTGGCACCGGCGCCCCGCAACGCTCGGCGTAGTGGTTCTTGCATTCACGCTGGTTCTGAACCTCGTGTTCTTCTGA
- a CDS encoding tetratricopeptide repeat protein: MGARRWVWAGAALIVVVAIGAALLFRRGAGPGSEHAEQTPEAANAEFVGSQRCASCHEEQFDGWMGSQHQQAMQVATEKTVLGDFSGVRFTDQGVTTTFLRRDSLFFVHTIGPDGQEGEFQVRFTFGVYPLQQYLIELEGGRIQPLTVAWDSRPASEGGQRWMTLYPGERIEHTDELHWTGRLQNWNFMCADCHSTNVQKNYDREADAFATSWSEISVGCEACHGPGSRHLEWAASADAQEDYAGLDAASMGLLVALDEREGVTWRVNPSTGKPQRSTPRATQREISVCAQCHSRRAQIVEGYTAGKPFLDYYLPSLLMPGLYHADGQQRDEVYIHASFLQSRMFAAGVTCSDCHDPHSQRLRAEGNAVCTGCHTPERYDTPEHHFHPADGEAAQCVSCHMPETTYMQIDPRRDHSLRVPRPDQTVSLGVPNVCNGCHTERSAEWAATTVREWYGHDPSGFQTFAEAFAAHEAAEPGAATALATLATSREQPTVVRASALARLADLPSVVVLEAARVGLADPDPLIRHAALSALEGLPPEQRAALVTPLLSDSVRIVRQQAAWLLAPATASLQLPAARSAFTRAANEFIASQRYRADRPENRVTLGTFFAQLGRVGEAEAEYRAALRMRPGEVAAYVNLADLYRAQGREAEAERVLRDGLERLPEDANLHHALGLSLARSGREAEARESLRRAAELAPEEPRFAYAYAVALHSGGEARQAIAVLETALERHPRDYDLLFALATFHRDAGERAAALAAAERLLATFPQDPVAAELVRSLQAAR, encoded by the coding sequence GTGGGTGCACGCCGCTGGGTGTGGGCGGGCGCGGCCCTGATCGTGGTGGTGGCGATCGGAGCCGCGTTGCTGTTCCGGCGTGGTGCGGGGCCTGGTTCGGAGCATGCCGAGCAGACCCCCGAGGCTGCCAACGCCGAGTTCGTCGGATCACAGCGCTGCGCGAGCTGCCACGAGGAGCAATTCGACGGCTGGATGGGCTCCCAGCACCAGCAGGCCATGCAGGTGGCCACCGAAAAGACGGTGCTGGGGGACTTTTCCGGCGTGCGCTTCACGGACCAGGGGGTGACCACCACCTTCCTGCGACGCGACAGCCTCTTTTTCGTGCACACGATCGGCCCGGACGGCCAGGAGGGAGAGTTTCAGGTTCGCTTCACCTTCGGCGTCTACCCTCTCCAGCAGTATCTGATCGAGCTGGAAGGCGGCCGCATCCAGCCGCTCACCGTGGCCTGGGACTCGCGTCCCGCCAGCGAGGGAGGGCAGCGCTGGATGACATTGTATCCGGGTGAGCGGATCGAGCACACCGACGAGCTCCACTGGACCGGACGGCTCCAGAACTGGAATTTCATGTGTGCCGACTGCCACTCGACCAACGTCCAGAAGAACTACGATCGGGAGGCGGACGCCTTCGCCACCAGTTGGAGCGAGATCAGCGTGGGATGCGAGGCGTGCCACGGACCCGGATCGCGGCACCTCGAGTGGGCGGCCAGCGCCGACGCCCAGGAGGACTACGCCGGTCTGGACGCGGCGTCGATGGGGCTCCTGGTGGCCCTCGACGAGCGGGAAGGGGTGACCTGGCGGGTGAACCCGAGTACCGGCAAGCCCCAGCGCAGCACTCCGCGGGCGACTCAGCGCGAGATCTCCGTCTGCGCCCAGTGCCACTCGCGACGTGCGCAGATCGTCGAAGGATACACTGCCGGTAAGCCCTTCCTGGATTACTACCTCCCCTCGCTGTTGATGCCTGGCCTCTATCACGCGGACGGTCAGCAGCGCGACGAGGTCTACATCCACGCCTCGTTCCTCCAGAGCCGGATGTTCGCAGCGGGGGTCACCTGCTCGGACTGCCACGATCCCCACTCGCAGCGTCTGAGGGCGGAGGGCAACGCGGTCTGCACCGGCTGTCACACGCCCGAGCGCTACGATACGCCCGAGCACCACTTCCACCCCGCGGACGGGGAAGCGGCGCAGTGTGTCTCCTGCCACATGCCGGAGACCACCTACATGCAGATCGACCCGCGGCGCGACCACAGCCTCCGCGTGCCGCGCCCGGACCAGACGGTCTCGCTGGGCGTTCCCAACGTCTGCAACGGCTGCCACACGGAGCGGAGCGCCGAGTGGGCAGCCACCACCGTGCGCGAGTGGTATGGGCACGATCCCTCCGGCTTCCAGACCTTTGCAGAGGCCTTCGCCGCGCACGAGGCTGCCGAGCCTGGCGCCGCCACCGCCTTAGCCACCCTCGCCACCAGCCGCGAGCAGCCAACCGTCGTGCGCGCTTCGGCGCTGGCGAGGTTGGCGGACCTCCCGTCCGTAGTTGTCCTGGAGGCAGCCCGCGTCGGCCTGGCCGACCCGGACCCCCTGATCCGCCACGCCGCCCTCTCCGCCCTGGAAGGGTTGCCGCCTGAGCAGCGGGCAGCGCTGGTGACGCCGCTGCTATCCGATTCCGTGCGGATCGTCCGGCAACAAGCTGCCTGGTTGCTTGCGCCGGCGACGGCCTCGCTACAGCTCCCCGCCGCCCGGAGCGCGTTCACGCGGGCGGCCAACGAGTTCATCGCCAGCCAGCGCTACCGGGCCGATCGCCCGGAGAACCGCGTCACGCTGGGGACCTTCTTCGCGCAGCTCGGCCGCGTGGGTGAGGCGGAGGCGGAGTACCGCGCCGCCCTGCGCATGCGTCCTGGCGAAGTGGCGGCTTACGTCAACCTGGCCGATCTCTACCGTGCGCAGGGAAGGGAAGCGGAGGCGGAGCGGGTGCTGCGCGATGGATTGGAGCGCCTGCCTGAAGACGCGAACCTCCACCATGCGTTGGGTCTCTCCCTGGCGCGCTCCGGCCGCGAGGCGGAGGCGCGGGAGAGCCTGCGCCGCGCCGCGGAGCTCGCTCCGGAAGAGCCGCGCTTCGCCTACGCCTACGCGGTCGCGCTTCATTCGGGGGGCGAAGCGCGACAAGCGATCGCGGTACTCGAAACAGCCCTCGAGCGTCACCCCCGCGATTATGACCTGCTGTTCGCGCTGGCCACCTTCCACCGCGATGCGGGGGAGCGGGCCGCGGCGCTGGCGGCGGCGGAACGGCTGCTCGCCACCTTCCCGCAGGATCCGGTAGCGGCCGAGCTGGTGCGGTCTCTACAAGCGGCTCGATAA
- a CDS encoding M1 family metallopeptidase, translating into MPSITSPVRLAVAVAVGVISLGCSTGSDAGSDAEPAVSESDIHSFARPDEARVTHVALDLDADFEAKQLSGTATLDLTIAPGASEVVLDTRDLEILGVRTAEGQPLDWRLGEGDPVRGQPLVVSLPDEGVQRVVVEYHTRPEAAALQWLDPRQTAGGEHPYLFSQGQAILTRTWIPTQDSPGIRQTYEAEITVPEPLVAVMSAEMLTPEGEPGDSGRTFRFRMEQPIPPYLIALAIGDIDFRPIGPRTGVYAEPAVVDSAAREFADLEKMVSAAETLYGPYRWGRYDVLVLPPSFPFGGMENPRLTFATPTVLAGDRSLVSLIAHELAHSWSGNLVTNATWSDFWLNEGFTTYFENRIMEALYGVERARMLQALGWRTLQEEVESLGGADAPDTRLHVDLAGRDPDEGMTEIPYEKGAAFLRTIEAAVGRERWDEYLRAYFERHAFQPMTTEGFLQDLRTHLIAGDTALENRLQLEEWAYGTGVPDNAVVPRSDAFAAVEAQAQAFTSGTPAPELETAEWSTQEWLHFLGVLPRELTREQLQDLDRTFALSSEGNSEILFAWLRLAVDNRYDPAIPSLERFLTSQGRRKFLQPLYQALMDEGDWGQPIARRIYQKARPTYHAVSVGTIDQIVN; encoded by the coding sequence ATGCCCTCTATCACCTCTCCAGTCCGGCTCGCGGTAGCCGTGGCGGTAGGCGTGATCAGCCTCGGCTGCTCGACCGGATCCGATGCCGGATCCGACGCGGAGCCCGCCGTCTCGGAAAGCGATATCCACTCCTTCGCCCGCCCGGACGAAGCGCGCGTCACGCACGTAGCGCTCGACCTTGACGCCGACTTCGAGGCAAAGCAGCTCAGCGGCACCGCGACACTCGACCTGACCATTGCTCCGGGGGCCAGCGAAGTGGTGCTGGATACGCGCGACCTCGAGATCCTCGGCGTGCGAACCGCCGAGGGTCAGCCACTCGACTGGCGGCTGGGAGAGGGCGACCCGGTGCGGGGCCAGCCCCTGGTGGTTTCCCTTCCGGATGAGGGGGTGCAACGGGTCGTGGTGGAGTACCATACGCGCCCGGAAGCGGCAGCGCTCCAGTGGCTGGATCCGCGACAGACCGCGGGCGGCGAGCATCCCTATCTCTTCTCGCAGGGACAGGCGATCCTCACCCGGACCTGGATCCCTACCCAGGATAGCCCGGGAATCCGGCAGACCTACGAGGCCGAGATCACCGTTCCCGAGCCTCTGGTGGCGGTGATGAGCGCGGAGATGCTGACGCCGGAAGGTGAGCCCGGGGATTCCGGCCGTACCTTCCGCTTCCGCATGGAGCAGCCGATCCCACCGTACCTGATCGCGCTCGCCATCGGTGACATCGACTTCCGCCCCATAGGCCCGCGAACAGGCGTCTACGCCGAACCCGCGGTGGTCGACAGTGCCGCCCGCGAGTTCGCAGACCTGGAGAAGATGGTCAGCGCGGCCGAGACCCTCTATGGACCCTACCGGTGGGGGCGGTACGACGTGCTGGTGCTCCCGCCCTCCTTCCCCTTCGGCGGGATGGAGAACCCGCGCCTCACCTTCGCCACGCCCACGGTCCTCGCGGGCGATCGCTCGCTGGTGTCGCTCATCGCCCACGAGCTGGCCCACTCCTGGTCCGGCAACCTGGTCACCAACGCCACCTGGTCCGACTTCTGGTTGAACGAAGGCTTCACCACCTACTTCGAGAACCGGATCATGGAGGCGCTCTACGGAGTGGAACGAGCGCGCATGCTCCAGGCGCTCGGCTGGCGCACTCTCCAGGAGGAGGTCGAGAGCCTCGGCGGCGCCGACGCACCGGATACCCGACTGCACGTCGACCTCGCCGGCCGGGATCCGGACGAGGGAATGACCGAGATCCCATACGAGAAGGGTGCCGCCTTCCTGCGCACCATCGAGGCCGCGGTCGGCCGGGAGCGCTGGGACGAGTATCTGCGCGCCTACTTCGAGCGACACGCCTTCCAGCCGATGACCACGGAAGGCTTCCTCCAGGACCTTCGCACTCACCTGATCGCCGGCGACACCGCCCTCGAGAATCGGCTGCAACTGGAGGAATGGGCGTACGGCACGGGGGTCCCGGACAACGCGGTGGTCCCGCGCTCGGACGCCTTCGCGGCGGTGGAAGCGCAGGCGCAGGCCTTCACCTCCGGCACTCCCGCGCCCGAGCTGGAGACCGCCGAGTGGAGCACACAGGAATGGCTGCACTTCCTCGGCGTGCTCCCGCGCGAGCTCACCCGAGAGCAGCTCCAGGATCTCGATCGGACCTTCGCCCTCTCCAGCGAGGGGAACAGCGAGATCCTGTTCGCCTGGCTCCGCCTGGCGGTGGACAACCGCTACGATCCGGCGATCCCTTCGCTGGAGCGGTTCCTCACTTCCCAGGGTCGCCGCAAGTTCCTCCAACCGCTCTATCAGGCGCTGATGGACGAAGGCGATTGGGGGCAGCCGATTGCTCGCCGCATCTACCAGAAGGCGAGGCCCACCTATCACGCCGTCTCCGTCGGGACGATCGATCAGATCGTGAACTGA
- the galT gene encoding galactose-1-phosphate uridylyltransferase: MIAGQTWEERWHPLRREWVVVSAHRDNRPWRGEQVETGPRQLPRYEDDCYLCPGNLRISGRRNPRYEGVFVFDNDHPCVGPEAPRELEPAPGIYRKRRADGLSRVVCYTPRHDLTLAELSAQEIVELLRVLQEQYRELAARPEVACVLMFENKGEVVGVSNPHPHAQIYATNFVFRTIEVEAEAFAEHLATHGQPLFETIIETERADGRRIVVDRGDALSFVPYFARYPYETYVAPAAMHSSLAELSEGELTTFAEVLRETLVRLDNLWEMSLPYVMVFHQRPTDGRGYPGFHFHIQILTPLRRPGLLKYLAGPEVGAGNFLNDTSPEEKAAELRAVSATHYRTSAHG, from the coding sequence ATGATCGCCGGCCAGACCTGGGAGGAGCGCTGGCATCCGCTCCGGCGGGAGTGGGTGGTGGTATCAGCGCATCGGGATAATCGACCGTGGAGAGGGGAGCAGGTAGAGACCGGGCCGCGCCAGCTGCCGCGCTATGAGGACGATTGCTATCTCTGCCCGGGCAATCTGCGCATCTCGGGCCGGCGGAACCCTCGCTACGAGGGCGTCTTCGTCTTCGATAACGACCACCCCTGCGTCGGCCCGGAAGCCCCCCGTGAACTCGAGCCGGCTCCCGGCATCTACCGGAAGCGCCGAGCTGACGGGCTCTCGCGCGTGGTCTGCTATACACCCCGTCACGACCTCACCCTGGCGGAGCTCTCGGCCCAGGAGATCGTGGAGCTGCTACGGGTGCTGCAGGAGCAATACAGGGAGCTCGCCGCGCGCCCGGAGGTCGCCTGCGTGTTGATGTTCGAGAACAAGGGTGAGGTGGTGGGGGTCAGCAACCCGCACCCGCACGCGCAGATCTACGCGACCAACTTCGTCTTCCGCACCATCGAGGTGGAGGCGGAGGCCTTCGCCGAGCACCTTGCCACCCACGGCCAACCGCTCTTCGAGACGATCATCGAAACCGAGCGTGCGGACGGCCGCCGCATCGTGGTCGATCGCGGCGATGCGCTCTCCTTCGTCCCCTACTTCGCCCGCTATCCTTACGAGACCTACGTGGCGCCGGCGGCTATGCATTCCAGCCTGGCGGAGCTCTCCGAGGGCGAGCTGACCACCTTTGCCGAAGTCCTGCGCGAGACCCTGGTGCGCCTGGACAACCTGTGGGAGATGTCGCTCCCCTACGTCATGGTCTTCCACCAGAGACCTACCGACGGACGCGGCTACCCGGGGTTCCACTTCCACATCCAGATCCTGACGCCGCTGCGGCGTCCGGGATTGCTCAAGTACCTGGCCGGACCGGAGGTGGGCGCGGGCAATTTCCTCAACGACACCTCGCCGGAGGAGAAGGCCGCGGAGCTGCGGGCCGTCTCGGCCACCCACTACCGCACCTCCGCTCATGGCTGA
- a CDS encoding Gfo/Idh/MocA family oxidoreductase gives MDRRNFIKKGTALALAAPAAFYGRSAFAAPSHQGMRVGLIGCGWYGKTDLFRLIQVAPVEVVSLCDVDRNMLADAAAMVAQRQRSGATPRQYTDYREMLRHRDLDVVLVDTPDHWHALAAIEAMRSGADVWVQKPISVDVIEGQAMVAAARKYGRVVQVGTQRRSTAHIAEARELLRSGRLGKVGLVETYCYYHMRTRENPPDSPPPEYLDWEMWTGPAPMRPYNRLVHPRGWRAFREYGNGILGDMCIHMLDMARWFLDLGWPRSVASTGGILVDAESKSNVPDTQTATFDFEDVTVVWQHRTWGHPVDEDYPWGATFYGNRGTLKVSVNGYDFIPLSQEEQPIHREVKMELDEYPEDRTEKDLERHVAPAIRAHMVDFLRAIESRGRPISDIEEGYISTASCILANLALDLGRTLHWDAAEQRVIDDPEANARLARPYREPWIHPDPDRV, from the coding sequence ATGGATCGCAGAAACTTCATCAAGAAGGGAACCGCTCTGGCGCTGGCGGCGCCTGCCGCCTTCTACGGTCGCTCGGCGTTCGCCGCGCCGTCTCATCAGGGAATGCGGGTGGGCCTGATCGGATGCGGCTGGTACGGGAAGACCGACCTGTTCCGTCTCATCCAGGTGGCCCCCGTCGAGGTCGTCTCGCTCTGTGACGTCGACCGCAACATGCTGGCGGATGCCGCTGCGATGGTGGCACAGCGACAGCGCTCGGGCGCCACGCCGCGGCAGTACACGGACTACCGCGAGATGCTGCGGCACCGCGACCTGGACGTGGTGCTGGTGGACACCCCCGATCACTGGCACGCGCTCGCCGCGATCGAGGCCATGCGGTCCGGGGCGGACGTCTGGGTGCAGAAGCCGATCAGCGTGGACGTCATCGAGGGGCAGGCGATGGTCGCGGCGGCACGCAAATACGGACGGGTGGTCCAGGTGGGGACCCAGCGGCGCAGTACGGCGCACATCGCCGAGGCACGCGAGCTGTTGCGCTCCGGCCGGCTGGGGAAGGTGGGGCTGGTGGAGACCTACTGCTACTACCACATGCGTACCCGGGAGAACCCGCCCGACTCACCTCCTCCGGAGTATCTCGACTGGGAGATGTGGACCGGACCGGCCCCGATGCGCCCCTACAACCGGCTGGTCCATCCGCGCGGTTGGCGCGCCTTCCGGGAGTACGGCAACGGCATCCTGGGCGACATGTGCATCCACATGCTCGATATGGCCCGCTGGTTCCTGGACCTCGGCTGGCCGCGGAGCGTGGCGTCGACGGGCGGGATCCTGGTGGACGCGGAGAGCAAGTCCAACGTCCCGGACACGCAGACGGCGACGTTCGACTTCGAGGATGTCACCGTCGTCTGGCAGCACCGAACCTGGGGGCATCCCGTCGACGAGGATTATCCTTGGGGCGCGACCTTCTACGGGAACCGGGGGACGCTCAAGGTGAGCGTGAATGGCTACGACTTCATCCCCCTGTCACAGGAGGAGCAGCCGATCCACCGCGAAGTGAAGATGGAGCTGGACGAGTATCCGGAGGATCGCACCGAGAAGGACCTCGAGCGGCACGTGGCGCCCGCCATTCGCGCCCACATGGTCGACTTCCTCCGCGCCATCGAGAGCCGAGGGCGGCCCATCTCGGACATCGAAGAGGGCTACATCTCCACCGCCAGCTGCATCCTCGCCAACCTCGCGCTGGATCTCGGCCGCACCCTGCACTGGGACGCGGCGGAGCAGCGGGTGATCGACGACCCCGAAGCGAACGCTCGGCTCGCCCGACCGTATCGCGAACCGTGGATTCACCCGGATCCCGACAGAGTGTAG
- a CDS encoding DUF2270 domain-containing protein, protein MELPDPPRETLPEVDPSSAVVVHFYRAVVAHMDVWRQRMDATTNWAAATTAGMVTFSFGAPESPHFTLLLAAAFDVMFLLMESRRYQIFDLWRRRFRLLNRYVVAPALGTQAVPDREAQAAALQAIGVELGRLVPHLSLSQAVGYRLRRNYGYVFALVLLAWLLKLEVHPTGTSALSEMVHRAAIGQLLPGSAVMALVGLGVLVAVALGLAAPTERMVNWVDLPSPLQRLVSRGTPEESPR, encoded by the coding sequence ATGGAGCTTCCCGACCCGCCGCGGGAGACGTTGCCGGAGGTGGACCCTTCCAGCGCCGTCGTCGTCCATTTCTATCGAGCGGTGGTGGCGCACATGGACGTCTGGCGCCAGCGGATGGACGCCACCACGAACTGGGCCGCGGCGACCACCGCCGGTATGGTGACCTTCTCCTTCGGCGCTCCCGAGTCGCCCCATTTCACCCTCCTGCTGGCCGCCGCCTTCGACGTGATGTTCCTGCTGATGGAATCGCGTCGCTATCAGATCTTCGACCTATGGCGGCGCCGCTTTCGACTCCTCAACCGGTACGTGGTGGCGCCCGCGCTGGGCACCCAGGCGGTGCCCGACCGCGAAGCGCAGGCGGCGGCGCTGCAGGCCATCGGGGTCGAGCTGGGGCGACTCGTCCCGCACCTCTCCCTGAGCCAGGCCGTCGGCTACCGACTGCGACGGAACTACGGATACGTCTTTGCGCTGGTGCTGCTCGCGTGGCTGCTCAAGCTCGAAGTCCACCCGACCGGCACCTCTGCGCTTTCCGAGATGGTCCATAGAGCGGCCATCGGGCAGCTCCTCCCGGGGTCCGCGGTGATGGCGCTCGTCGGACTCGGGGTCCTGGTTGCCGTTGCTCTCGGCCTGGCTGCCCCGACCGAGCGAATGGTGAACTGGGTGGACCTTCCCTCGCCCTTGCAGCGCCTGGTGTCCCGCGGCACTCCCGAAGAATCACCCCGATAG
- a CDS encoding RagB/SusD family nutrient uptake outer membrane protein yields the protein MRRLLSILFTGGIVVSLGACDDFLSPDPATFASSETYFQTPGQMEQAVSGLYSQMANLYDWDWRELVDLRGEDVTLQFNINVPGFTFQLDEFLEATNDATVAGQYTAIFDAIFSANVILTRIDDVEFEDQAQKARIVAEAKFIRSLAFWQAIQLFGLAESWEPDNLAVPLILEEITNPNQAFELERATVQQVYDQIIADLTEAKAALPVRGSAGATGANSGRITRGAAAFLLGATYQLNPDPAAQRAALAEFESLEGDGYALITSGSGENNAYREIFNPANKNNIESILEIQYSVASENGSLRQNLVPAMAPLNSAAGGNAGDPQTIAVYGASGNGSYNPTQNHILSFVGSDPDAPAEPRDLRYEGGYGMFCPSSGISGVLGVEDRLRETEDITLGGPNTQYPELNIPRVRDPQTGEVRENCIPYFIKWRWVEHMPQPGRDNNNWIVFRYADALLRRAESHARLGEDAEALQHLNTVRERAGLPPLSGLSGQELLDAILRERSWELGGEGHRWLDLKRFGVASEVISEHGEERKRLVPRTSPSAYGVTGANAYRLRYPIRPRDVELSQCKILQNPGWGSCEGK from the coding sequence ATGAGGCGATTGCTGAGCATATTGTTCACGGGCGGGATCGTGGTCTCTCTGGGAGCCTGTGACGACTTCCTATCCCCCGACCCGGCGACCTTCGCCAGCTCGGAAACCTATTTCCAGACGCCCGGGCAGATGGAGCAGGCGGTTTCGGGGCTGTACTCGCAGATGGCAAATCTCTATGACTGGGACTGGCGCGAGCTGGTCGACCTGCGGGGCGAGGACGTGACCCTGCAGTTCAACATCAACGTGCCGGGCTTCACCTTCCAGCTCGACGAGTTCCTGGAGGCCACCAATGACGCCACGGTGGCCGGACAGTACACCGCCATCTTCGACGCGATCTTCTCCGCCAACGTGATCCTGACCCGGATCGATGATGTGGAGTTCGAGGATCAGGCGCAGAAGGCGCGCATTGTGGCGGAGGCCAAGTTCATCCGCTCGCTGGCGTTCTGGCAGGCGATCCAGCTCTTCGGGCTGGCCGAGAGCTGGGAGCCGGACAACCTCGCCGTGCCGCTCATCCTGGAGGAGATCACCAACCCCAACCAGGCCTTCGAGCTGGAGCGCGCAACGGTGCAGCAGGTGTACGATCAGATCATCGCCGACCTCACCGAGGCGAAAGCGGCGCTTCCCGTGCGCGGATCCGCCGGCGCAACCGGCGCCAACAGTGGCCGGATTACCCGTGGCGCGGCGGCCTTCCTGCTCGGAGCGACCTACCAGCTCAACCCCGATCCGGCGGCGCAGCGGGCGGCGCTGGCGGAGTTCGAGAGCCTCGAGGGCGATGGGTATGCGCTGATCACCTCCGGCAGCGGTGAGAACAACGCCTACCGCGAAATCTTCAACCCGGCGAACAAGAACAACATCGAGTCGATCCTGGAGATCCAGTACTCGGTGGCCTCCGAGAACGGCTCGCTGCGACAGAACCTCGTGCCAGCAATGGCGCCGCTCAACTCCGCCGCCGGCGGAAACGCTGGAGATCCCCAGACCATCGCCGTGTACGGGGCCTCCGGGAACGGCTCCTATAACCCCACGCAGAACCACATCCTCAGCTTCGTGGGTTCGGACCCGGACGCGCCGGCCGAGCCGCGTGATCTGCGCTACGAGGGTGGCTACGGGATGTTCTGCCCCTCCAGCGGCATCAGCGGCGTGCTCGGGGTCGAGGACCGGCTGCGCGAGACGGAGGATATCACGCTCGGTGGGCCGAACACCCAGTACCCCGAGCTGAACATTCCGCGGGTGCGCGATCCACAGACCGGAGAGGTCCGGGAGAATTGCATCCCGTACTTCATCAAGTGGCGCTGGGTGGAGCACATGCCGCAGCCCGGCCGGGACAACAACAACTGGATCGTCTTCCGCTACGCGGACGCGCTGCTGCGGCGGGCGGAGTCGCACGCGCGGCTGGGCGAGGACGCCGAAGCGCTGCAGCACCTGAACACCGTGCGCGAGCGCGCGGGTCTGCCGCCACTTTCCGGCCTCTCCGGACAGGAGCTGCTCGACGCGATCCTGCGTGAGCGGAGCTGGGAGCTCGGCGGAGAGGGACACCGCTGGCTCGACCTCAAGCGCTTTGGCGTGGCGTCAGAGGTGATCAGCGAGCACGGCGAGGAGCGTAAGAGGCTGGTGCCGCGCACCTCTCCCTCCGCGTACGGCGTTACCGGGGCGAATGCCTATCGCCTGCGCTACCCGATCCGTCCCCGCGACGTGGAGCTGAGCCAGTGCAAGATCCTGCAGAATCCGGGATGGGGGTCGTGTGAGGGGAAGTGA